A stretch of the Acyrthosiphon pisum isolate AL4f chromosome A2, pea_aphid_22Mar2018_4r6ur, whole genome shotgun sequence genome encodes the following:
- the LOC100167331 gene encoding epoxide hydrolase 4 isoform X2, with product MAVVVGGRDNVVSISATKSLKMLAFSVVWGSWIVVKNAAARVFSPLWSDGGDHENNKDAAANENAVTNARGKAIRRAPIRDRPPPCLSTTVYGTHSVLNCITLNVVTQMDRLFFYYTDSHLVGLVGIIKYPPCRNIFGKVIAVDLKGFGDSDKPSARKSYRVENLVNELAVFLSLLGVDGRNKCHVIGHDLGALLGWYLVHLWPRFVSKFVAISCPHPNVHWEYLPSSSFFNKNWICFSQLPYLPEMDALQSDLKIINQCYQHLSKNKKSDDSSYIDAYKYTFSRTVDWTGAINYFRNLPFYRIEPRNNNNSSNKEEDMLQVPCLLIIGNKDVSVQIESFIKSTEFLKTSTLRIIDDASHFPHQEQPKVVNDLLTSYLVRAKVDQKVLRQQKCGGIVGRMKDIVSSTVQYGNTLKDSMQRNISPQTITTNTS from the exons ATGGCCGTGGTGGTCGGAGGCCGAGACAACGTGGTGTCCATATCGGCGACCAAGTCACTCAAAATGTTGGCATTCTCCGTGGTCTGGGGCTCATGGATCGTCGTCAAGAACGCGGCAGCCAGGGTCTTCAGCCCGCTGTGGTCGGACGGCGGTGACCACGAGAACAACAAAGATGCGGCTGCCAATGAAAATGCCGTCACCAATGCCCGTGGAAAGGCCATCCGCCGGGCGCCCATCAGGGACCGTCCGCCGCCATGTCTGTCCACCACGGTTTATGGAACCCACTC GGTGTTAAATTGCATTACGTTGAATGTGGTGACCCAAATGGATCGATTGTTCTTTTACTACACGGATTCCCATCTTGTTGGATTAGTTGGCATCATCAAATACCCACCTTGTCGAAACATTTtcggtaa AGTGATTGCTGTAGACCTTAAAGGTTTTGGTGATTCTGATAAACCGTCAGCACGCAAAAGTTATCGAGTTGAAAATCTGGTCAACGAGCTAGCCGTGTTTTTGTCGTTGCTTGGAGTGGACGGCCGTAATAAATGTCACGTAATCGGCCACGACTTGGGCGCTTTATTGGGCTGGTATCTGGTGCATCTGTGGCCCAGGTTTGTGTCAAAATTTGTAGCCATTTCATGCCCACATCCAAATGTCCACTGGGAGTACTTACCTTCATCAAGTTTCTTTAACAAAAA ttGGATTTGCTTCAGTCAACTTCCTTATTTACCGGAAATGGACGCTTTGCAAAGcgatctaaaaataattaaccagTGTTATCAACACCTATCTAAGAATAAGAAAAGTGATGACTCATCTTACATCGAcgcatataaatatacattttcaagaaCAG TGGACTGGACGGgtgctataaattattttagaaacttACCATTCTACAGAATCGAGCCTAGGAATAACAACAATTCTTCAAATAAAGAAGAAGACATGCTTCAAGTTCCGTGTTTGCTCATCATTGGTAATAAAGATGTAAGTGTACAAATTGAAAGTTTTATCAAGTCCACAGAATTTCTCAAGACATCTACTTTAAGAATAATTGATGATGCATCGCATTTTCCTCATCAAGAACAACCTAAAGTAGTCAATGATCTATTGACATCATATTTAG TTCGTGCAAAAGTAGATCAAAAAGTGCTTCGACAACAGAAGTGTGGTGGTATAGTTGGACGAATGAAAGATATCGTTTCGTCTACGGTTCAGTATGGAAATACGTTGAAAGATTCAATGCAAAGAAACATTTCACCACAAACAATCACGACCAACACATCATAG
- the LOC100167331 gene encoding epoxide hydrolase 4 isoform X1, with protein MAVVVGGRDNVVSISATKSLKMLAFSVVWGSWIVVKNAAARVFSPLWSDGGDHENNKDAAANENAVTNARGKAIRRAPIRDRPPPCLSTTVYGTHSYVKVKGVKLHYVECGDPNGSIVLLLHGFPSCWISWHHQIPTLSKHFRVIAVDLKGFGDSDKPSARKSYRVENLVNELAVFLSLLGVDGRNKCHVIGHDLGALLGWYLVHLWPRFVSKFVAISCPHPNVHWEYLPSSSFFNKNWICFSQLPYLPEMDALQSDLKIINQCYQHLSKNKKSDDSSYIDAYKYTFSRTVDWTGAINYFRNLPFYRIEPRNNNNSSNKEEDMLQVPCLLIIGNKDVSVQIESFIKSTEFLKTSTLRIIDDASHFPHQEQPKVVNDLLTSYLVRAKVDQKVLRQQKCGGIVGRMKDIVSSTVQYGNTLKDSMQRNISPQTITTNTS; from the exons ATGGCCGTGGTGGTCGGAGGCCGAGACAACGTGGTGTCCATATCGGCGACCAAGTCACTCAAAATGTTGGCATTCTCCGTGGTCTGGGGCTCATGGATCGTCGTCAAGAACGCGGCAGCCAGGGTCTTCAGCCCGCTGTGGTCGGACGGCGGTGACCACGAGAACAACAAAGATGCGGCTGCCAATGAAAATGCCGTCACCAATGCCCGTGGAAAGGCCATCCGCCGGGCGCCCATCAGGGACCGTCCGCCGCCATGTCTGTCCACCACGGTTTATGGAACCCACTCGTACGTCAAAGTCAAG GGTGTTAAATTGCATTACGTTGAATGTGGTGACCCAAATGGATCGATTGTTCTTTTACTACACGGATTCCCATCTTGTTGGATTAGTTGGCATCATCAAATACCCACCTTGTCGAAACATTTtcg AGTGATTGCTGTAGACCTTAAAGGTTTTGGTGATTCTGATAAACCGTCAGCACGCAAAAGTTATCGAGTTGAAAATCTGGTCAACGAGCTAGCCGTGTTTTTGTCGTTGCTTGGAGTGGACGGCCGTAATAAATGTCACGTAATCGGCCACGACTTGGGCGCTTTATTGGGCTGGTATCTGGTGCATCTGTGGCCCAGGTTTGTGTCAAAATTTGTAGCCATTTCATGCCCACATCCAAATGTCCACTGGGAGTACTTACCTTCATCAAGTTTCTTTAACAAAAA ttGGATTTGCTTCAGTCAACTTCCTTATTTACCGGAAATGGACGCTTTGCAAAGcgatctaaaaataattaaccagTGTTATCAACACCTATCTAAGAATAAGAAAAGTGATGACTCATCTTACATCGAcgcatataaatatacattttcaagaaCAG TGGACTGGACGGgtgctataaattattttagaaacttACCATTCTACAGAATCGAGCCTAGGAATAACAACAATTCTTCAAATAAAGAAGAAGACATGCTTCAAGTTCCGTGTTTGCTCATCATTGGTAATAAAGATGTAAGTGTACAAATTGAAAGTTTTATCAAGTCCACAGAATTTCTCAAGACATCTACTTTAAGAATAATTGATGATGCATCGCATTTTCCTCATCAAGAACAACCTAAAGTAGTCAATGATCTATTGACATCATATTTAG TTCGTGCAAAAGTAGATCAAAAAGTGCTTCGACAACAGAAGTGTGGTGGTATAGTTGGACGAATGAAAGATATCGTTTCGTCTACGGTTCAGTATGGAAATACGTTGAAAGATTCAATGCAAAGAAACATTTCACCACAAACAATCACGACCAACACATCATAG
- the LOC100167331 gene encoding epoxide hydrolase 4 isoform X3 — translation MRLPMKMPSPMPVERPSAGRPSGTVRRHVCPPRFMEPTRTSKSRVLNCITLNVVTQMDRLFFYYTDSHLVGLVGIIKYPPCRNIFGKVIAVDLKGFGDSDKPSARKSYRVENLVNELAVFLSLLGVDGRNKCHVIGHDLGALLGWYLVHLWPRFVSKFVAISCPHPNVHWEYLPSSSFFNKNWICFSQLPYLPEMDALQSDLKIINQCYQHLSKNKKSDDSSYIDAYKYTFSRTVDWTGAINYFRNLPFYRIEPRNNNNSSNKEEDMLQVPCLLIIGNKDVSVQIESFIKSTEFLKTSTLRIIDDASHFPHQEQPKVVNDLLTSYLVRAKVDQKVLRQQKCGGIVGRMKDIVSSTVQYGNTLKDSMQRNISPQTITTNTS, via the exons ATGCGGCTGCCAATGAAAATGCCGTCACCAATGCCCGTGGAAAGGCCATCCGCCGGGCGCCCATCAGGGACCGTCCGCCGCCATGTCTGTCCACCACGGTTTATGGAACCCACTCGTACGTCAAAGTCAAG GGTGTTAAATTGCATTACGTTGAATGTGGTGACCCAAATGGATCGATTGTTCTTTTACTACACGGATTCCCATCTTGTTGGATTAGTTGGCATCATCAAATACCCACCTTGTCGAAACATTTtcggtaa AGTGATTGCTGTAGACCTTAAAGGTTTTGGTGATTCTGATAAACCGTCAGCACGCAAAAGTTATCGAGTTGAAAATCTGGTCAACGAGCTAGCCGTGTTTTTGTCGTTGCTTGGAGTGGACGGCCGTAATAAATGTCACGTAATCGGCCACGACTTGGGCGCTTTATTGGGCTGGTATCTGGTGCATCTGTGGCCCAGGTTTGTGTCAAAATTTGTAGCCATTTCATGCCCACATCCAAATGTCCACTGGGAGTACTTACCTTCATCAAGTTTCTTTAACAAAAA ttGGATTTGCTTCAGTCAACTTCCTTATTTACCGGAAATGGACGCTTTGCAAAGcgatctaaaaataattaaccagTGTTATCAACACCTATCTAAGAATAAGAAAAGTGATGACTCATCTTACATCGAcgcatataaatatacattttcaagaaCAG TGGACTGGACGGgtgctataaattattttagaaacttACCATTCTACAGAATCGAGCCTAGGAATAACAACAATTCTTCAAATAAAGAAGAAGACATGCTTCAAGTTCCGTGTTTGCTCATCATTGGTAATAAAGATGTAAGTGTACAAATTGAAAGTTTTATCAAGTCCACAGAATTTCTCAAGACATCTACTTTAAGAATAATTGATGATGCATCGCATTTTCCTCATCAAGAACAACCTAAAGTAGTCAATGATCTATTGACATCATATTTAG TTCGTGCAAAAGTAGATCAAAAAGTGCTTCGACAACAGAAGTGTGGTGGTATAGTTGGACGAATGAAAGATATCGTTTCGTCTACGGTTCAGTATGGAAATACGTTGAAAGATTCAATGCAAAGAAACATTTCACCACAAACAATCACGACCAACACATCATAG
- the LOC100167331 gene encoding epoxide hydrolase 4 isoform X4: MSVHHGLWNPLGVKLHYVECGDPNGSIVLLLHGFPSCWISWHHQIPTLSKHFRVIAVDLKGFGDSDKPSARKSYRVENLVNELAVFLSLLGVDGRNKCHVIGHDLGALLGWYLVHLWPRFVSKFVAISCPHPNVHWEYLPSSSFFNKNWICFSQLPYLPEMDALQSDLKIINQCYQHLSKNKKSDDSSYIDAYKYTFSRTVDWTGAINYFRNLPFYRIEPRNNNNSSNKEEDMLQVPCLLIIGNKDVSVQIESFIKSTEFLKTSTLRIIDDASHFPHQEQPKVVNDLLTSYLVRAKVDQKVLRQQKCGGIVGRMKDIVSSTVQYGNTLKDSMQRNISPQTITTNTS; the protein is encoded by the exons ATGTCTGTCCACCACGGTTTATGGAACCCACTC GGTGTTAAATTGCATTACGTTGAATGTGGTGACCCAAATGGATCGATTGTTCTTTTACTACACGGATTCCCATCTTGTTGGATTAGTTGGCATCATCAAATACCCACCTTGTCGAAACATTTtcg AGTGATTGCTGTAGACCTTAAAGGTTTTGGTGATTCTGATAAACCGTCAGCACGCAAAAGTTATCGAGTTGAAAATCTGGTCAACGAGCTAGCCGTGTTTTTGTCGTTGCTTGGAGTGGACGGCCGTAATAAATGTCACGTAATCGGCCACGACTTGGGCGCTTTATTGGGCTGGTATCTGGTGCATCTGTGGCCCAGGTTTGTGTCAAAATTTGTAGCCATTTCATGCCCACATCCAAATGTCCACTGGGAGTACTTACCTTCATCAAGTTTCTTTAACAAAAA ttGGATTTGCTTCAGTCAACTTCCTTATTTACCGGAAATGGACGCTTTGCAAAGcgatctaaaaataattaaccagTGTTATCAACACCTATCTAAGAATAAGAAAAGTGATGACTCATCTTACATCGAcgcatataaatatacattttcaagaaCAG TGGACTGGACGGgtgctataaattattttagaaacttACCATTCTACAGAATCGAGCCTAGGAATAACAACAATTCTTCAAATAAAGAAGAAGACATGCTTCAAGTTCCGTGTTTGCTCATCATTGGTAATAAAGATGTAAGTGTACAAATTGAAAGTTTTATCAAGTCCACAGAATTTCTCAAGACATCTACTTTAAGAATAATTGATGATGCATCGCATTTTCCTCATCAAGAACAACCTAAAGTAGTCAATGATCTATTGACATCATATTTAG TTCGTGCAAAAGTAGATCAAAAAGTGCTTCGACAACAGAAGTGTGGTGGTATAGTTGGACGAATGAAAGATATCGTTTCGTCTACGGTTCAGTATGGAAATACGTTGAAAGATTCAATGCAAAGAAACATTTCACCACAAACAATCACGACCAACACATCATAG
- the LOC103309320 gene encoding zinc finger protein 33B-like: MSRIPSIKCEPQNILLDKYIKQEHDIAHEHNIKQEHDIAHEHNITLEHDIVQEHNIKHEHIDEFTEYKLDYNGYYNQSTYQCYKEDSKNTKENVEVLIKFEMDVIDDVILYENICMRDDSDLPSVSSTKYCIINSHVENKHTNFNLNIESSSTATFTPIKNKAMKSKKNDQIQNEVHAIDSAIFESFVNHDNNCIPSAKSRTYYDMNPHVENKPTNFNLNIKASTTHFKPTKSKAITSKNVEKLHECFIYNKSFSTNGYMQIHSRIHTGEKPYQCFICNKSFTQSSNLNTHKIIHKYNKPFNCAICKKSFAQKVHILRHMNTHKTLL; this comes from the exons ATGTCCAGGATTCCATCAATAAAATGTGAGCCACAAAATATACTACTTGATAAATACATCAAACAAGAACATGATATCGCACACGAACATAACATTAAACAAGAACACGATATCGCACATGAACATAACATTACACTAGAACATGATATCGTGCAAGAACATAACATTAAACACGAACATATTGATGAATTTACAGAATATAAGCTTGattataatggatattataatcAATCTACATATCAATG TTACAAGGAAGATTCTAAGAATACTAAAGAAAATGTTGAAGTTctgataaaatttgaaatggaTGTAATTgacgatgttatattatatgaaaatatttgtatgcgTGATGACAGTGATTTGCCATCAGTTTCGTctacaaaatattgtatcattaacTCACACGTTGAAAACAAGCATACAAATTTCAATCTTAACATTGAATCCTCCTCAACTGCAACTTTTACACCAATTAAAAACAAAGCGATgaagtctaaaaaaaatgatcagaTACAAAATGAAGTACACGCAATTGACAGTGCTATATTTGAAAGTTTTGTTAATCATGATAACAATTGTATACCATCAGCTAAGTCTAGAACATATTATGACATGAACCCACACGTTGAAAACAAGCCAACGAATTTCAATCTTAACATTAAAGCCTCAACTACACATTTTAAGCCAACTAAAAGCAAAGCGATAACGTccaaaaatgtagaaaaactacatgaatgttttatttataataaatctttCTCGACCAACGGATACATGCAAATTCATTCTCGGATTCATACAGGAGAAAAACCATACCAATGTTTCATCTGTAATAAATCTTTTACTCaatcatcaaatttaaatacacacaaaattattcataaatataataagccaTTTAATTGTGcaatttgtaaaaaatcattTGCACAGAAAGTGCATATACTAAGACACATGAATacacataaaacattattataa